Proteins found in one Paenibacillus borealis genomic segment:
- a CDS encoding TIGR01777 family oxidoreductase, translating into MKYIICGGSGFIGSELTEYWLQSGHQLISVGRKLPENPLSHPGLSYLTWDSLESNPEAAEGADALINLAGASLSQRWTPDGKQAIMKSRLETVAAAGNLLNSLQHKPQVVVQSSAVAIYGTSLQDTYNESSPTRVVDFPSEVVKNWEEAADEAYSGLRLVKLRTGVVLGNESGAFPKMKLPYSLGFGGRIGSGKQWLSWIHLTDIIRLIEFCILHPGIEGPVNATAPQPVTNEQFGRMIGKVYRRPHWFPIPAFLLKTAVGELSEILLEGQRVLPSKAVNNGFTFTYPTLQPALEQLKSQ; encoded by the coding sequence ATGAAATATATCATTTGCGGAGGCAGTGGCTTCATTGGCAGCGAGCTGACCGAATACTGGCTGCAAAGCGGACATCAGCTTATCAGTGTCGGCCGCAAGCTTCCGGAGAATCCATTGTCTCATCCGGGTCTAAGCTATCTTACCTGGGACAGCCTCGAATCAAACCCTGAAGCTGCCGAGGGCGCGGATGCATTGATCAATCTTGCCGGTGCTTCACTCAGCCAGCGCTGGACACCTGACGGCAAGCAGGCAATTATGAAATCCCGGCTTGAAACCGTTGCCGCGGCAGGTAATCTGCTGAACTCACTGCAGCATAAGCCTCAGGTGGTCGTCCAGTCCTCTGCTGTCGCCATTTACGGCACTTCACTGCAGGATACCTATAATGAATCCTCACCAACCCGTGTCGTGGACTTCCCTTCAGAAGTCGTCAAGAACTGGGAAGAAGCTGCCGATGAAGCATATTCCGGCTTACGGCTGGTCAAACTGCGCACAGGCGTTGTCCTGGGCAATGAGAGCGGCGCTTTTCCCAAAATGAAGCTGCCTTACTCCCTTGGCTTCGGCGGCAGAATCGGCAGCGGCAAGCAGTGGCTGTCCTGGATTCACCTGACGGATATCATCCGGCTAATTGAATTCTGCATTCTTCATCCCGGGATAGAGGGTCCTGTCAATGCCACTGCACCGCAGCCGGTAACGAATGAACAGTTCGGAAGAATGATCGGCAAAGTCTACCGTCGTCCGCATTGGTTCCCCATTCCGGCATTTCTGCTGAAGACCGCTGTAGGCGAGCTGTCGGAAATTCTGCTTGAGGGACAACGCGTGCTTCCCTCCAAAGCTGTTAATAACGGCTTCACGTTCACCTATCCAACCCTGCAGCCCGCGCTTGAACAGCTGAAATCCCAATAG